The following coding sequences lie in one Mus musculus strain C57BL/6J chromosome 11, GRCm38.p6 C57BL/6J genomic window:
- the Arsg gene encoding arylsulfatase G isoform 4 (isoform 4 is encoded by transcript variant 5), translating into MIKIGGSPTKQTTWEGGHRVPALAYWPGRVPANVTSTALLRCYSTPTVGLLESMAPCRLSA; encoded by the exons ATGATTAAAATAG GGGGAAGTCCAACCAAGCAGACCACCTGGGAAGGTGGGCATCGGGTTCCAGCACTGGCTTACTGGCCTGGCAGAGTTCCAGCCAACGTCACTAGCACCGCCTTGTTAAG GTGCTATTCCACCCCAACAGTGGGGCTGCTGGAGAGTATGGCGCCCTGCAGACTGTCCGCCTAA